A section of the Streptomyces sp. 6-11-2 genome encodes:
- a CDS encoding trans-aconitate 2-methyltransferase — protein sequence MAADDDALLAEQMAYYRAGASQYDRPYAEREELRELLSAADGLPIAGDVLELACGTGQWTSVLAARARSVTAVDAAAEVLAIARTRAASGNIRFVRADLFAWQPPRRYDTVFFAFWLSHVPPTRLPDFWNFVAAALVPGGRAIFIDDGPAGAAEEEVLADHPVPAAMRRLDDGSRYRVVKVFHDARTLKDDLIALGWSVRIRTVAAHFIGIAEPPAAKPS from the coding sequence ATGGCCGCCGATGACGACGCTCTTCTCGCGGAACAGATGGCCTATTACAGGGCCGGTGCGTCTCAGTACGACAGGCCCTATGCGGAACGCGAGGAACTGCGGGAGTTGCTGTCCGCCGCCGATGGGCTCCCGATTGCCGGAGACGTGCTGGAACTGGCTTGCGGAACGGGCCAGTGGACCTCGGTGCTCGCAGCACGGGCGCGGTCGGTGACGGCTGTCGACGCGGCGGCCGAGGTATTGGCCATCGCCCGGACACGAGCCGCGTCCGGCAACATCCGGTTCGTTCGGGCCGATCTGTTCGCATGGCAGCCGCCGCGACGCTACGACACGGTGTTCTTCGCCTTCTGGTTGTCCCATGTCCCGCCGACGCGGTTGCCCGACTTCTGGAACTTCGTCGCGGCCGCGCTCGTGCCGGGCGGCAGAGCGATCTTCATCGACGACGGCCCGGCTGGGGCTGCGGAGGAGGAGGTCCTCGCGGATCACCCGGTCCCCGCGGCGATGCGCCGGCTCGACGACGGGAGCAGGTACCGCGTCGTGAAGGTGTTCCACGACGCCCGAACCCTCAAGGACGACCTCATCGCGCTGGGATGGTCGGTTCGCATCCGGACCGTCGCCGCGCATTTCATCGGGATCGCGGAACCGCCGGCCGCCAAGCCGTCGTGA
- a CDS encoding DoxX family membrane protein, whose amino-acid sequence MAVDEHPHRSPGIHLPAFRRNRTAPASAASAQLDTHTAAQAYALASLRILTGFVFLWAFLDKVFGLGYATASGKGWIDGGSPTKGFLSSVAVGPMESTFHSWAGQAWADWLFMLGLLAIGVAVMTGVALRPAAVAGTAMMALMWIAEWPPARHLSNGAPSMSTNPFADYHLIYAVALVAVAAAGAGATWGLGRLWARLPIVRDHTWLR is encoded by the coding sequence ATGGCCGTGGACGAGCACCCGCACCGGAGCCCGGGCATCCATCTGCCGGCCTTCCGCCGCAACCGGACCGCCCCCGCGTCCGCCGCGTCGGCACAGCTCGACACGCACACCGCCGCTCAGGCGTACGCCCTCGCATCCCTGCGCATCCTGACCGGTTTCGTCTTCCTGTGGGCGTTCCTCGACAAGGTCTTCGGCCTCGGTTACGCGACCGCGTCCGGCAAGGGCTGGATCGACGGCGGATCGCCGACGAAGGGCTTCCTCAGCTCCGTCGCCGTCGGGCCGATGGAGTCGACGTTCCACTCGTGGGCCGGCCAGGCGTGGGCGGACTGGCTGTTCATGCTGGGCCTGCTCGCCATCGGCGTGGCCGTCATGACCGGTGTGGCGCTGCGGCCGGCCGCCGTGGCGGGCACGGCGATGATGGCGCTGATGTGGATCGCCGAGTGGCCACCGGCCAGGCATCTGTCGAACGGAGCCCCGAGCATGTCGACGAACCCGTTCGCCGACTACCACCTGATCTACGCCGTTGCCCTGGTCGCCGTGGCGGCAGCGGGCGCGGGCGCCACTTGGGGCCTGGGCCGACTGTGGGCGCGGCTGCCGATCGTCCGCGATCACACCTGGCTGCGCTGA
- a CDS encoding universal stress protein gives MPRTITVGLDGSPESRAAAEWAAREAQLRGLPVKLLQVWEPVPEPMALAQLLGADTHQHWTERVLREAAEELRSRHPGVEVTTAHVTGKPAEALARAARDAELLVLGSRGLGGIRGFLVGSVGLAAVASTERPVVLVRAGEQTTGERTTAEPDTDDVGKPSTAAAVRPVVLGLDAAGPDEALLAFAFDAAARRNVPLRVVHGWNPPPYYAYGMGLEPAVEREMAKADAAAVTEVLRPWRQKFPGVEVVEQPHFGSPSLLLIEASHEASLVVVGRRIRRATFGARLGPVTHAVLHHAAAPVAVVAHD, from the coding sequence ATGCCCCGCACCATCACCGTAGGTCTCGACGGCTCGCCCGAGAGCCGCGCCGCCGCCGAGTGGGCGGCCCGTGAGGCGCAACTGCGTGGACTGCCGGTGAAGCTCCTCCAGGTCTGGGAGCCGGTGCCGGAGCCCATGGCCCTGGCGCAACTGCTGGGCGCCGACACCCACCAGCACTGGACCGAGAGGGTGCTGCGCGAGGCCGCCGAAGAACTCCGGTCGCGCCATCCCGGCGTCGAGGTGACCACGGCACACGTCACAGGAAAGCCCGCCGAGGCCCTCGCCCGCGCGGCGCGGGACGCCGAACTGCTCGTCCTCGGCTCGCGCGGCCTCGGCGGGATCCGCGGCTTCCTGGTCGGCTCGGTCGGGCTCGCGGCGGTGGCGTCCACCGAGCGGCCCGTCGTCCTGGTCCGCGCCGGCGAGCAGACCACCGGCGAGCGGACCACCGCCGAGCCCGACACGGACGACGTCGGCAAGCCGTCCACCGCGGCCGCCGTCCGCCCCGTCGTCCTCGGGCTCGACGCCGCCGGCCCCGACGAGGCGCTGCTCGCGTTCGCCTTCGACGCCGCCGCGCGCCGGAACGTGCCGCTGCGCGTCGTGCACGGCTGGAACCCGCCGCCCTACTACGCCTACGGCATGGGCCTGGAACCCGCGGTCGAGCGGGAGATGGCGAAGGCCGACGCCGCCGCCGTGACCGAGGTGCTGCGACCCTGGCGGCAGAAGTTTCCCGGTGTGGAGGTCGTCGAGCAGCCCCACTTCGGCAGCCCGTCGCTCCTCCTGATCGAGGCCTCCCACGAGGCATCCCTGGTCGTCGTCGGCCGGCGTATCCGCCGGGCCACCTTCGGCGCCCGCCTCGGCCCCGTGACCCACGCGGTCCTGCACCACGCCGCCGCCCCCGTCGCCGTGGTCGCCCACGACTGA
- a CDS encoding HIT family protein, with the protein MYLEAYTARARSGPCFVCSFLAGDPGYGHETVFEDRDHVAFLDRWPTVPGKVLVAPKAHIEHVVRDLDEAAYLRLMRVVREVALAVESVFRSERTYLYSLGSQRGNAHLHWHIAALPAGVPYEQQQFHALMTENGVLPVSPQEAAETAARLRAAIAARGVLRMPQAPGSV; encoded by the coding sequence ATGTACCTTGAGGCCTACACGGCCCGCGCGCGAAGCGGGCCGTGCTTCGTCTGCTCGTTCCTGGCCGGGGATCCGGGCTACGGGCACGAGACGGTCTTCGAGGACCGGGACCACGTGGCGTTCCTCGACCGGTGGCCCACCGTGCCGGGGAAGGTGCTCGTCGCGCCGAAGGCGCACATCGAGCACGTCGTCCGCGACCTGGACGAGGCGGCCTACCTTCGGCTCATGCGGGTCGTCCGCGAGGTCGCCCTGGCCGTCGAGAGCGTCTTCCGGTCCGAGCGGACGTACCTGTACTCCCTCGGCAGTCAGCGGGGCAACGCCCACCTCCACTGGCACATCGCCGCCCTGCCGGCCGGTGTCCCCTACGAGCAGCAGCAGTTCCATGCCCTGATGACCGAGAACGGGGTCCTGCCCGTGTCCCCGCAGGAGGCGGCCGAAACGGCCGCGCGCCTCCGGGCGGCCATTGCCGCCCGGGGCGTGCTTCGCATGCCGCAGGCACCCGGAAGCGTGTGA
- a CDS encoding class I SAM-dependent methyltransferase, protein MDGTDPKDIVRRGYDVVSLRYDEAYGAETKYHSLLVDLCGRVPTGGTVLDVGCGSGVPVARTLAAAGYRVTGIDISEVQIRRAREQVPQAEFIRADATTASFDAASFDAVVSFFALIHVPLTEQPPLLRKIAEWLRPGGCFVATMGHGEWTGTEENWLGGGAPMWWSHADAATNREWITQAGLVVEHEEFIPEGDGGHALFRAYRPWQSKVT, encoded by the coding sequence GTGGACGGCACAGATCCCAAGGACATCGTCCGGCGCGGGTACGATGTTGTGTCTTTGCGTTACGACGAGGCGTACGGCGCCGAGACGAAGTACCACTCACTGCTCGTTGACCTCTGCGGACGGGTGCCGACCGGTGGAACGGTGCTGGACGTGGGCTGCGGAAGCGGGGTGCCGGTCGCACGCACACTGGCTGCCGCCGGCTACCGGGTTACCGGAATCGACATCAGCGAGGTGCAGATCCGGCGAGCCCGGGAGCAGGTACCCCAGGCGGAGTTCATCCGTGCCGATGCCACGACTGCGTCCTTTGACGCCGCGTCCTTCGACGCCGTCGTCTCCTTCTTCGCCCTGATCCACGTTCCGCTGACCGAGCAGCCACCCCTGCTTCGGAAGATCGCTGAGTGGCTGCGCCCGGGAGGTTGCTTCGTGGCCACCATGGGACACGGCGAATGGACCGGAACCGAGGAGAACTGGCTCGGGGGTGGTGCTCCGATGTGGTGGAGCCACGCGGATGCTGCCACCAACCGTGAGTGGATCACGCAGGCCGGTCTGGTGGTCGAACACGAGGAGTTCATCCCGGAGGGCGATGGGGGGCACGCGTTGTTCCGGGCATACCGTCCCTGGCAGTCAAAGGTGACCTAG
- a CDS encoding glutaredoxin domain-containing protein yields the protein MTRAWILPMLSLLCGSVVATELTLQGRPGAAAALLLVFVLLAGVNSPLIFPRSIGALEAQQRSAVDGRPIVFWRSGCTYCLRLRLRLGRSAHQLYWVDIWRDPAGAAAVRAANDGNETVPTVVVAGRPHTNPDPEWVRQQLSASA from the coding sequence ATGACGCGCGCGTGGATTCTGCCGATGTTGTCCTTGCTCTGCGGCTCAGTCGTTGCGACTGAGCTGACCCTCCAGGGGCGTCCTGGCGCAGCCGCAGCACTCCTGTTGGTGTTTGTGCTGCTCGCAGGCGTGAACTCGCCTCTGATCTTCCCACGGTCGATCGGTGCTCTGGAGGCACAGCAGCGCAGCGCGGTCGACGGTCGTCCGATCGTCTTCTGGCGGTCGGGTTGCACGTACTGTCTGCGCCTGCGCCTTCGGTTGGGCCGCAGCGCCCACCAGTTGTACTGGGTCGACATCTGGCGTGACCCGGCCGGAGCGGCAGCGGTGAGAGCGGCCAACGACGGCAATGAGACCGTGCCGACTGTCGTCGTGGCGGGCCGGCCGCACACCAATCCCGATCCTGAATGGGTGCGCCAACAGCTCTCCGCTTCCGCGTGA
- a CDS encoding universal stress protein, with protein MYGSPPDGPSAAAMFVLGLSAAEDDTAGPAQLALVAASACPVVLVPDDRTPFAVPVRHPSHVTLGLNARHPVEQSVGFAFDAARLRDVRLHAVHAWELPACAAELPFTVPEEDRATWEDHEVRLLADTLRPWRLTYPRIPVLEDVLLLSPTEALAHHAEGAALAVVGRGARMSPDAVQALLCESLCPVAVVP; from the coding sequence GTGTACGGCTCACCACCCGACGGCCCGAGCGCCGCGGCGATGTTCGTGCTGGGCCTGTCCGCGGCGGAGGACGACACCGCCGGCCCGGCACAACTCGCCCTCGTGGCTGCCTCCGCCTGCCCGGTGGTGCTGGTACCGGACGATCGCACCCCCTTCGCGGTTCCAGTGCGCCACCCCTCGCACGTCACCCTTGGGCTGAACGCCCGTCACCCGGTGGAGCAGTCCGTCGGCTTCGCCTTCGATGCCGCCCGGCTACGGGATGTGCGGCTGCACGCCGTGCACGCCTGGGAACTGCCCGCCTGTGCCGCCGAGTTGCCCTTCACCGTTCCCGAGGAGGACCGCGCCACCTGGGAGGACCACGAGGTACGACTCCTGGCCGACACGCTGCGGCCATGGCGGCTGACGTACCCCCGGATACCGGTGCTCGAGGACGTCCTGCTGCTCAGCCCCACCGAGGCCTTGGCCCATCACGCTGAGGGCGCCGCGCTGGCCGTCGTGGGACGCGGCGCCCGTATGAGCCCGGACGCCGTACAGGCCCTGCTGTGCGAGAGCCTGTGCCCGGTCGCCGTCGTGCCGTGA
- a CDS encoding universal stress protein: MLSPVIVGVDGSAESLAAVEWAAREAVRRDRPLRMVHARNWTRRQTESEPANAAQRQQARRTLRQAEEHVRGSVPDVRLSDEQVEGPATAALLKATEQAELLVLGSRGLSGFTGVLVGSVAQGVVATAPGPVVLVRAGEEAEDEHFPADDGSPSTGTGFRDVVLGIDLADACDEVIEFAFEAARLRHARLRVVYAWQPPSAISLGPGDIGLINDPAQAEEWRDFLSALLRVWRDKYRDTEVLEAVVEGKASTVLVRAASAASLLVVGRRLSERPTVPRIGPVTHAAVHHVRCPLAVVPHE; the protein is encoded by the coding sequence ATGCTGTCGCCCGTCATCGTCGGAGTGGACGGATCTGCCGAGAGTCTGGCCGCCGTCGAGTGGGCCGCCCGTGAGGCGGTGCGTCGCGACCGACCGCTGCGAATGGTGCATGCCAGGAACTGGACCCGTAGGCAGACGGAGAGCGAACCCGCGAACGCCGCGCAGCGGCAACAGGCGCGTCGCACCTTGCGGCAGGCCGAGGAGCACGTCCGTGGCTCCGTACCCGACGTGCGCCTCAGCGACGAGCAGGTCGAAGGCCCGGCGACCGCGGCCTTGCTGAAGGCCACCGAGCAGGCCGAACTGCTGGTGCTGGGCTCACGAGGCCTCAGCGGCTTCACGGGAGTCCTCGTCGGCTCGGTCGCCCAGGGGGTGGTCGCCACGGCCCCGGGCCCCGTGGTGCTCGTACGGGCGGGGGAGGAGGCCGAGGACGAGCACTTCCCGGCCGACGACGGCAGCCCGTCCACCGGCACCGGCTTCCGCGACGTGGTGCTCGGCATCGACCTCGCCGATGCCTGCGACGAGGTGATCGAGTTCGCGTTCGAGGCGGCCCGCCTCCGGCACGCCCGGCTGCGTGTCGTGTATGCCTGGCAGCCGCCTTCCGCGATCAGCCTCGGCCCGGGGGACATCGGTCTGATCAACGATCCCGCGCAGGCCGAGGAATGGCGGGACTTCCTGTCCGCGCTGCTGAGGGTGTGGCGTGACAAGTACCGCGACACCGAGGTCCTGGAGGCCGTTGTGGAGGGCAAGGCCTCCACGGTGCTGGTGCGGGCCGCCTCCGCGGCCAGCCTCCTCGTCGTCGGCCGCCGTCTGTCCGAGCGGCCGACGGTTCCGCGCATCGGCCCCGTCACCCACGCCGCCGTCCATCATGTCCGTTGCCCGCTGGCCGTCGTACCCCACGAGTGA
- a CDS encoding response regulator transcription factor, whose product MRRKILVVEDDHALRDVLRRSLSDEDFDPVCAADGATALRLVSEDVCAAVLDIGLPDADGRDVCQAMRANGFRAPIVFLTARHQLTDRLAGFSAGGDDYLPKPFHLAELVARLRAALKRAGPPPPATAGELVLDAVEHSVTVRGADVAMSPTEFRLLAALVAAGGSIVRRRDLVRAAWPAGAQVSDNTLDQYLTRLRRKLRTAGSGLTIGTARGIGHRLS is encoded by the coding sequence ATGCGCCGCAAGATCCTGGTCGTCGAAGACGATCACGCCCTGCGCGACGTCCTGCGCCGCAGCCTGTCCGACGAGGACTTCGACCCCGTCTGCGCCGCCGACGGCGCCACCGCCCTGCGCCTGGTCTCGGAGGACGTCTGCGCCGCCGTCCTCGACATCGGGCTGCCCGACGCCGACGGCCGGGACGTGTGCCAGGCGATGCGCGCCAACGGGTTCCGCGCCCCGATCGTCTTCCTCACCGCCCGCCACCAGCTCACCGACCGGCTGGCCGGGTTCTCCGCCGGAGGCGACGACTACCTGCCCAAACCCTTCCACCTCGCCGAGCTCGTGGCCCGGCTGCGCGCGGCCCTCAAACGCGCCGGGCCGCCGCCCCCCGCCACGGCCGGAGAGCTGGTCCTGGACGCGGTCGAGCACAGCGTGACCGTGCGCGGCGCCGACGTCGCCATGTCCCCGACCGAGTTCCGCCTGCTGGCCGCCCTGGTCGCCGCGGGCGGAAGCATCGTCCGCCGTCGTGACCTGGTCCGGGCGGCCTGGCCGGCGGGCGCACAGGTCAGCGACAACACCCTGGACCAGTACCTGACCCGGTTGCGGCGCAAGCTGCGGACGGCCGGCAGCGGCCTGACCATCGGCACGGCCCGCGGGATCGGACACCGGCTGTCATGA
- a CDS encoding sensor histidine kinase KdpD — protein MKRLLRRLAPRTLRGRLSLVALTTAALLMTVLTVAFNAATSRHLQHQADDELRTRAAAVATTVDTSGPRVRVVETANDQLLDTNVWIYAGTRLLEQPPATTAHSALTRAAVQLAAVGRVACATVPAENVRLCSQPVPGRHAAAIVVTALNLAPYRSSADTLLLASLTLDAVMLACTYALTRLAVGRALRPVRTMTDQATQWSAVASDDRFGVAERPAELARLGASLDALLDRIRAVLRHERQLTAELSHELRTPLSRIIIELDWWRSRPRSAAETRATHEVMDEAAQSMLTICDTLLNEARENAVNPSELPGTVDVVSVLRGLIQRLGTPQGVRATVESADPDPKAGIAPALLERIVSPLLANAARYAHSSVTVVVRRGPAAVRIDVIDDGPGVPAAFVAELFQPGRRADHADGHDGAGLGLPLARRLARAVGGEVSHDPEHVPGARFTVSVPTG, from the coding sequence ATGAAACGGCTGCTGCGCCGTCTGGCTCCGCGCACGCTGCGTGGCCGGCTCTCGCTCGTGGCCCTGACCACCGCCGCGCTCCTGATGACGGTCCTGACCGTGGCCTTCAACGCCGCGACGAGCCGGCACCTCCAGCACCAGGCGGACGACGAGCTGCGGACCCGGGCCGCCGCCGTCGCCACGACCGTCGACACCAGTGGCCCCCGGGTGCGCGTCGTGGAAACCGCCAACGACCAGCTGCTCGACACGAACGTGTGGATCTACGCCGGGACACGGCTGCTCGAACAGCCGCCCGCCACCACGGCCCACAGCGCCCTGACCAGAGCCGCCGTACAGCTCGCGGCCGTGGGAAGGGTCGCCTGCGCGACCGTCCCCGCCGAGAACGTCCGGCTGTGCTCCCAGCCGGTCCCCGGCCGCCACGCCGCCGCCATTGTGGTCACTGCGCTGAACCTCGCCCCCTACCGAAGTTCGGCCGACACCCTGCTCCTGGCGTCACTGACCCTGGACGCCGTCATGCTCGCGTGCACCTACGCGCTGACGCGCCTGGCCGTCGGCAGAGCGCTGCGTCCGGTGCGTACGATGACCGACCAGGCCACCCAGTGGAGCGCCGTGGCCTCCGACGACCGCTTCGGCGTAGCGGAGCGGCCCGCCGAACTCGCCCGGCTCGGTGCCTCGCTGGACGCGCTGCTGGACCGCATACGGGCGGTGCTGCGCCACGAGCGACAGCTGACCGCGGAGCTGTCCCACGAACTGCGCACCCCGCTCAGCCGCATCATCATCGAGCTCGACTGGTGGCGGTCCCGGCCGCGCTCGGCCGCCGAGACCCGAGCCACCCATGAGGTGATGGACGAGGCCGCGCAGTCCATGCTCACCATCTGCGACACCCTGCTGAACGAGGCCCGCGAAAACGCCGTGAATCCCTCGGAGCTCCCCGGCACCGTGGACGTCGTGTCCGTTCTGCGTGGCTTGATCCAGCGGCTCGGAACACCGCAGGGGGTGAGGGCCACCGTCGAGTCGGCCGATCCGGACCCGAAGGCGGGGATCGCACCCGCCCTGCTGGAGCGGATCGTCAGTCCGCTGCTGGCCAATGCCGCTCGGTACGCGCACTCCAGCGTGACCGTCGTCGTGCGCCGCGGACCCGCGGCCGTACGCATCGACGTCATCGACGACGGCCCCGGCGTACCCGCGGCCTTCGTGGCCGAGCTCTTCCAGCCCGGACGGCGCGCCGACCATGCCGACGGGCACGACGGCGCGGGACTGGGACTGCCACTGGCCCGGCGCCTTGCCCGTGCCGTCGGCGGCGAGGTGTCCCACGACCCCGAACACGTGCCCGGGGCGCGGTTCACGGTCAGCGTGCCGACCGGCTGA
- a CDS encoding TetR family transcriptional regulator gives MPKACRGPYPCAVSTHASPSLTERRKAATQLEIAHAAMELFATRGPQGTTAEEIARRAGIALRTFYRYFRSKEDAVSPLLANGGDRWRALLEATEPGTPLPRALRSAVEQALHPPDEEATQALLRTRGLLRAAAEDPALRAVWYRVNQESEERLVPVIARLSGGHAEDLEVRLTAAAATDAIRIALETWAGTEAGVEGPGSPVDLAVRCLRQFGHAAGSLGSGDEGAR, from the coding sequence ATGCCAAAGGCATGCCGCGGACCGTATCCTTGTGCGGTGAGCACTCATGCCTCCCCCTCCTTGACCGAGCGCCGCAAGGCCGCCACGCAGCTCGAGATCGCGCACGCGGCGATGGAGCTGTTCGCCACGCGAGGCCCCCAGGGCACGACGGCCGAGGAGATCGCTCGGCGCGCGGGGATCGCGCTGCGGACCTTCTACCGGTATTTCCGCTCCAAGGAAGACGCCGTGAGCCCGCTGCTCGCGAACGGCGGCGACCGCTGGCGGGCGCTCCTCGAGGCCACGGAGCCGGGGACGCCACTCCCCCGGGCGCTGAGGTCCGCCGTCGAGCAGGCGCTGCACCCGCCGGACGAGGAGGCCACCCAGGCGCTGCTGCGCACGCGCGGGCTCCTGCGGGCCGCGGCGGAGGACCCCGCGCTGCGGGCGGTCTGGTACCGGGTCAACCAGGAATCCGAGGAGCGGCTCGTCCCGGTGATCGCGCGGCTCTCGGGCGGGCACGCCGAGGACCTGGAGGTACGGCTCACCGCGGCCGCCGCCACCGACGCGATCCGGATCGCCCTGGAGACATGGGCGGGCACGGAGGCCGGAGTCGAGGGACCCGGCTCCCCCGTCGACCTCGCGGTCCGGTGCCTGCGCCAATTCGGCCACGCGGCAGGATCGTTGGGGTCGGGGGACGAGGGCGCCCGGTAA
- a CDS encoding SDR family NAD(P)-dependent oxidoreductase, with amino-acid sequence MNRYEGRRVLITGGGSGIGQATVLRILAEGGAVVAADVSERGLNDTVERAGAHADRLTTLVIDISDEASVRAGVAAAVTALGGLDVLVNAAGILRSSHTHETSLEDFTRILQVNLVGTFLMIRESIPALLEGRGAAVVNFSSTSAMFAHPYMAAYAASKGGIQSMTHALAGEYAKQGIRFTAVQPGSISSGMTDGSGASKQSTGPGLPEDADMSLFMKLSPALGQGFAGPETVASVVAMLGSDDGSFITGTEVRIDGGTHF; translated from the coding sequence ATGAACCGCTACGAAGGCCGTCGAGTCCTGATCACCGGTGGTGGCTCGGGCATCGGCCAGGCCACCGTGCTGCGCATCCTTGCGGAGGGCGGCGCCGTCGTGGCCGCGGACGTCAGCGAGCGAGGTCTGAACGACACCGTCGAGAGGGCCGGCGCCCACGCGGACCGCCTCACGACGCTCGTCATCGACATATCCGACGAGGCCTCGGTACGCGCCGGGGTCGCCGCCGCCGTCACCGCGCTCGGCGGTCTGGACGTGCTGGTCAACGCGGCCGGGATCCTGCGCTCCTCGCACACCCACGAGACGAGCCTCGAGGACTTCACCCGCATCCTGCAGGTCAACCTCGTCGGCACCTTCCTCATGATCCGCGAGTCCATCCCGGCGCTGCTGGAGGGCCGGGGTGCGGCGGTCGTCAACTTCAGTTCGACCTCCGCCATGTTCGCGCACCCCTACATGGCCGCGTATGCGGCGAGCAAGGGCGGCATCCAGTCCATGACGCACGCGCTGGCCGGCGAGTACGCGAAGCAGGGCATCCGCTTCACCGCCGTCCAGCCCGGCTCCATCTCCTCCGGCATGACCGACGGCAGCGGCGCCAGCAAGCAGAGCACGGGACCGGGGCTGCCCGAGGATGCCGACATGAGCCTGTTCATGAAGCTCTCGCCGGCGCTCGGCCAGGGTTTCGCCGGTCCGGAGACGGTGGCGTCCGTGGTCGCGATGCTCGGCTCCGACGACGGCAGCTTCATCACCGGCACCGAGGTCCGCATCGACGGCGGCACCCACTTCTGA
- a CDS encoding glucose 1-dehydrogenase, with the protein MNDLTGKSVIITGGARGLGAEAARQAIAAGANVVITDVLDDEGRATAAELGANARFLHHDVTSEEGWQRVADFTVAEFGGIHGLVNNAGISTGQLLEAESVEHFRKVLDINLTGVFIGMKTVIPAMKENGGGSIVNISSAAGLMGLALTAGYGASKWGVRGLTKIGAVELGTARIRVNSVHPGMTYTPMTASVGIEPGEGKYPNTPMGRVGEPSEIAGAVVFLLSDAASYVTGAELAVDGGWTTGPTVKYVMGQ; encoded by the coding sequence ATGAACGACCTGACCGGCAAGAGCGTGATCATCACCGGCGGAGCCCGCGGCCTCGGGGCCGAAGCGGCCCGTCAGGCGATCGCGGCCGGAGCCAATGTGGTGATCACCGATGTGCTGGACGACGAAGGCAGGGCCACCGCCGCCGAACTCGGTGCCAACGCCCGTTTCCTGCACCACGACGTCACCTCCGAGGAGGGCTGGCAGCGGGTCGCGGACTTCACGGTCGCCGAGTTCGGCGGGATCCACGGCCTCGTCAACAACGCCGGAATCTCGACCGGACAGCTCCTCGAGGCCGAGTCCGTGGAGCACTTCCGCAAGGTGCTCGACATCAACCTCACCGGTGTCTTCATCGGCATGAAGACCGTGATCCCCGCGATGAAGGAGAACGGTGGCGGTTCGATCGTCAACATCTCCTCCGCCGCGGGTCTGATGGGCCTCGCGCTGACGGCCGGCTACGGCGCCTCCAAGTGGGGTGTGCGGGGACTGACGAAGATCGGCGCGGTGGAACTGGGCACGGCCCGCATCCGGGTGAACTCGGTGCACCCCGGCATGACCTACACCCCGATGACCGCATCCGTCGGCATCGAGCCGGGTGAGGGCAAGTACCCGAACACGCCCATGGGCCGGGTCGGCGAGCCGTCCGAGATCGCGGGTGCCGTGGTGTTCCTCCTCTCGGACGCCGCGTCCTACGTCACGGGCGCGGAGCTGGCGGTGGACGGCGGCTGGACCACCGGACCGACCGTCAAGTACGTCATGGGGCAGTGA
- a CDS encoding AraC family transcriptional regulator, whose translation MISALNRLADLVEEHLAEELDVHGLARTLGTTEYHLRRMFSSLAGMPLSEYVRRRRMTVAAADVVRGEDDLLSIAVRHGYGSTEAFGRAFRAVHGATPRDVRRAGGPLRAQPQLRFRLTVEGNIPMDTRLVDRPAFRLVGHAARVPLIHQGVNPHIQQHIAALPPQEHLRLKALSETEPGGLLQVCDDLAPDGAEGSELTYLHGVAVSRDTPAPDDLDAIEVPAGRWAIFRSSGPYPRTLRTTWAATATEWFPSNPWRLRPGPSIVTVLERADDFSTATCELWLPVEPA comes from the coding sequence GTGATCTCAGCACTGAACCGGCTTGCCGATCTCGTCGAGGAGCACCTCGCCGAGGAGCTCGACGTCCACGGACTGGCCAGGACACTCGGCACGACCGAGTACCACCTGCGCCGGATGTTCTCGTCGTTGGCGGGCATGCCGCTGTCGGAGTACGTGCGCCGGCGCCGTATGACCGTCGCCGCCGCCGACGTCGTCCGGGGCGAGGACGATCTGCTGAGCATCGCCGTCCGGCACGGATACGGATCGACCGAGGCGTTCGGACGCGCGTTCCGGGCGGTCCACGGCGCCACCCCCCGTGACGTGCGCCGCGCAGGAGGCCCCCTGCGCGCTCAACCGCAGCTCAGGTTCCGCCTGACCGTCGAAGGGAACATCCCCATGGACACCCGCCTCGTCGACCGCCCCGCGTTCCGGCTGGTCGGACACGCCGCCCGGGTCCCGCTCATCCACCAGGGCGTCAACCCGCACATCCAGCAGCACATCGCCGCACTGCCGCCGCAGGAGCATCTCAGGCTGAAGGCCCTCAGCGAGACCGAACCGGGGGGCCTGCTCCAAGTCTGCGACGATCTGGCCCCCGACGGCGCGGAGGGCAGCGAACTGACCTACCTGCACGGGGTCGCCGTCTCCCGGGACACGCCGGCCCCCGACGACCTCGACGCCATCGAGGTACCGGCCGGCAGGTGGGCGATCTTCCGCAGCTCCGGACCGTATCCGCGGACGCTCCGGACGACCTGGGCCGCGACCGCGACCGAATGGTTTCCCTCCAACCCGTGGCGTCTGCGGCCAGGTCCCTCGATCGTCACGGTCCTCGAGCGCGCGGACGACTTCAGCACCGCGACCTGCGAGCTGTGGCTGCCCGTCGAACCCGCGTGA